One genomic window of Ziziphus jujuba cultivar Dongzao chromosome 4, ASM3175591v1 includes the following:
- the LOC132803425 gene encoding uncharacterized protein LOC132803425 has translation MTSRIYLDAENVIHFTQGRRGARSDDPHSTCPKCRDHDQSSVHGVVYCCIDCFDSGADHLYLFEYGVNPAFILAKLGGGTTLALADQPDVVLNHALNFLTSSDSNSHYRFINNGKDFAILWSFKVRNIVTFDIERENLQPGDHIYTWTRANTKDNGNLPLLLLFQSTAATFIGVAATCSGLYCIYGFRSDIGARLNIIKVDQVETLLDVDDKNFSSAASGVRPIESLIDLFIVLLMTHVNFQLLLTVRV, from the exons ATGACTTCAAGAATATATTTGGATGCTGAAAACGTGATCCACTTCACTCAAGGTCGACGAGGAGCAAGATCAGACGATCCTCATAGTACCTGTCCAAAATGCAGAGATCATGATCAATCAAGTGTTCATGGTGTGGTCTATTGTTGCATAGATTGTTTCGATTCTGGTGCAGATCATCTCTATCTCTTTGAATATGGTGTTAATCCAGCTTTCATCCTCGCCAAACTTGGAGGAGGTACAACTCTTGCCCTTGCTGACCAACCTGACGTTGTGCTGAACCATGCACTTAATTTCCTTACTAGCAGCGACTCCAATAGCCACTACCGTTTCATAAACAATGGTAAAGACTTTGCAAT TTTATGGAGTTTTAAGGTGAGAAATATAGTTACGTTTGACATCGAGAGGGAAAACCTACAGCCTGGAGATCATATCTACACATGGACACGAGCCAATACAAAAGACAATGGTaaccttcctcttcttctcctcTTC CAAAGCACAGCTGCAACTTTTATTGGTGTGGCAGCTACATGTTCTGGGTTATACTGTATTTATGGTTTTCGTTCTGACATAGGAGCGCGTCTTAACATTATTAAAGTGGATCAAGTAGAGACATTGCTTGATGTTGATGATAAGAACTTCTCTTCTGCTGCGTCTGGCGTCAGACCTATTGAATCCTTAATTGACCTGTTCATAGTATTGCTGATGACTCATGTCAATTTTCAGTTGCTATTAACAGTACGAGTGTGA
- the LOC132803394 gene encoding protein LEAD-SENSITIVE 1-like, with product MVKTLQCSNDSSSHYRFINNGKDFAMYCKTGLLVIDNINFSRSWQAAAFFLAVTVTFFLFLQQITDATFTGVIATCFGLYCIYRFGSDIGARPNVIKVDQVETLPRVAKELSSAASGFRPIQSLIDLFIVLLMTLFNIPLLLTVRTWSEPRQLLSETPRVVWILACIVLFYLAILQKRLLSNKIHKKQLKPGDHIYAWRGFSRRAHAHHGIYVGDIHGSRQKEVIHLVRAGDPILPSSSATSNQAERTQGDPILPRSSVPGNQAERTHVNYCSLEDFLNGDELYLYKYGVSLAFFIAKTRGGTCTLGSADPPRSVLYRGCQRLQGYDAYNLINNNCEDLAIHCKTGLPLRTGAGR from the exons ATGGTAAAGACTTTGCAATGTAGCAATGACTCCAGCAGCCACTACCGTTTCATAAACAATGGTAAAGACTTTGCAATGTATTGCAAAACGGGCTTGCTAGTGATAGATAACATAAATTTCAGCAGAAGTTGGCAAGCTGCAGCATTTTTCTTGGCTGTTACTGtcacattctttctttttctgcaGCAAATCACAGATGCAACTTTTACTGGTGTGATAGCTACATGTTTTGGCTTATACTGTATTTATAGATTTGGTTCTGATATCGGAGCCCGTCCTAATGTTATTAAAGTGGATCAAGTAGAGACATTGCCTCGTGTTGCAAAGGAATTGTCTTCTGCTGCGTCGGGTTTCAGACCTATTCAATCCTTAATTGACCTGTTCATAGTATTGCTGATGACTCTTTTCAATATTCCGTTACTATTAACAGTACGAACGTGGTCGGAGCCGCGTCAACTGCTGTCTGAGACTCCTCGAGTGGTCTGGATTCTAGCATGTATCGTACTTTTCTACCTAGCAATATtacaaaaa AGGTTGCTTTCGAACAAGATACATAAAAAGCAGCTGAAGCCTGGAGATCACATCTACGCATGGAGGGGCTTCTCCCGCAGAGCCCATGCCCATCATG GCATATATGTCGGTGACATTCACGGAAGCAGACAGAAAGAAGTGATCCACCTTGTTCGTGCAGGAGACCCTATTTTACCCAGCTCCTCCGCCACCAGTAATCAAGCAGAGAGAACTCAAGGAGACCCTATTTTACCCAGGTCCTCAGTCCCCGGTAATCAAGCAGAGAGAACTCATGTGAATTATTGCAGCTTAGAAGATTTTCTTAATGGTGATGAACTCTATCTCTATAAATATGGCGTTAGTCTTGCTTTCTTTATAGCCAAAACTCGAGGAGGGACCTGTACCCTTGGCTCTGCTGATCCTCCTAGATCCGTCTTGTACCGTGGCTGCCAAAGGCTTCAAGGCTACGATGCATACAACCTTATCAACAACAACTGTGAAGACCTTGCAATACATTGCAAAACAGGGTTGCCTTTGAGAACAGGAGCGGGCAGATAG